A window of Solanum stenotomum isolate F172 chromosome 3, ASM1918654v1, whole genome shotgun sequence contains these coding sequences:
- the LOC125858177 gene encoding short-chain dehydrogenase TIC 32, chloroplastic-like isoform X2, whose product MFAYNSNNSTILCETKAITTNNLLASSSPYLYKQKQIHKTKMWLFKRKGASGFSSSSTAEEVTHGIDGSGLTAIVTGASSGIGSETSRVLALRGVHVIMAVRNMTAGENVRDAIVTEIPAAKVDTMELDLSSLASVKKFASDFKSSGRPLNLLINNAGIMATPFMLSKDNIELQFATNHLGHFLLTNLLLEKMKETTRKTKREGRIVNVSSEAHRFAYREGIRFDKINDPKSYNSYGAYGQSKLANILHANELTRRLKEDGVEITANSLHPGTITTNLFRHMGIFDGLVGTLGKLLLKNVQQGASTTCYVALNPQVKGVSGEYFSDNNLAKTTAMAKDMDLAKRLWDFSMDLVK is encoded by the exons ATGTTTGcttataatagtaataatagtacCATACTTTGTGAAACCAAAGCTATTACTACTAATAACTTGTTGGCATCATCATCTCCATATTTGTACAAGCAGAAACAAATCCATAAAACAAAAATGTGGCTTTTCAAGAGAAAAGGGGCTTCTGGGTTTTCATCTTCTTCCACTGCTGAGGAAGTTACACATGGAATTGATGGCTCTGGACTTACCGCCATTGTTACAG GAGCATCAAGTGGTATTGGTTCTGAAACTAGCCGTGTTCTAGCTTTGCGTGGAGTTCATGTCATCATGGCTGTCCGGAATATGACTGCTGGAGAAAATGTTAGAGATGCAATAGTTACGGAAATCCCTGCTGCTAAAGTTGATACCATGGAGTTAGATCTTAGCTCATTGGCATCAGTGAAGAAATTTGCTTCAGACTTTAAATCATCAGGTCGCCCATTGAACCTTTTAAT TAATAATGCAGGAATCATGGCAACTCCCTTTATGCTCTCAAAAGACAACATAGAGCTGCAATTTGCCACAAATCATCTAG GTCATTTTCTTTTGACAAATTTGTTgttggagaagatgaaggagACAACACGTAAAACAAAGAGAGAGGGAAGAATTGTGAATGTTTCATCAGAGGCTCATCGATTTGCATATAGAGAAGGAATTCGGTTTGACAAAATTAATGACCCCAAAAG CTACAACAGCTACGGTGCATATGGCCAATCAAAGCTGGCCAACATACTGCATGCGAATGAGCTTACAAGACGCTTAAAG GAAGATGGAGTAGAAATAACTGCAAACTCACTTCATCCTGGAACGatcacaaccaatcttttccgTCATATGGGTATTTTTGATG GTCTGGTCGGCACTCTTGGGAAACTTCTGCTTAAAAATGTTCAACAG GGAGCATCAACCACCTGTTATGTTGCATTGAATCCACAAGTGAAAGGGGTGAGTGGTGAATATTTTTCAGACAACAATTTGGCGAAGACGACAGCGATGGCTAAAGATATGGATTTAGCTAAGAGGCTCTGGGATTTTAGTATGGATCTGGTCAAGTAA
- the LOC125858169 gene encoding uncharacterized protein LOC125858169: MPVAKLSIGATPAAMKADEGNDPLDTLIRQAIGKEPLFSFSRTGDGPVQWIQLLNGLEQQDNAGGWPMLTPAKYQKCEKCSREFYSPINYRRHMRLHRRALNFDKESRKYRDLLGAFWDKLSLDDIKEVVSLHDVSIKDLSGSSLVQDLATSMRKPAVWTLPQDYYKAGLALLDLIQGIPSKLTSRELFSILDDASERTFLCAGTAESLQKYVFDGDASKKGPELKNLVACTSFLFEQKLVKAWFADKDAEALRCQKLLFEEEEAAQKKQAELLERKKQKKLRQKEQREREQSNWERGDLEVPMAESSILSVAVSDSNSSTPELSDDTSSCLELVQFSNNEAIDIEAQLNLSNQQHPDLVEIQDVAPQPVSAQSRRHFPHTQWQVPKSQRMGRNGSHNNQNHQVQKLEPVQKHGVFKDRGAPVNSSKIWTKKIRVLNDERFRPEPQKEAIDQNQSNCEVMIGSISVPMKNCSTPGLGNCPAVERDNFDSTEPAMTKKCNLAVKPANQDALQGGSNGAAVKLWRPVSRHGSGQHPEEAVISEKLDNQISSTENCLQSCSMDNPIGKSKNYTYQVDGNVHQGLGFCSTSAKAFLSERWKEAISGDHVTLVLSNDTEVYGHPDAQNCGSEAAPTSDDQEHGVLVKADNQQTNTGVSNLSSRGNSKLKFRQKPDKSIKTRYIPKQKP; encoded by the exons ATGCCTGTTGCAAAGCTCAGCATTGGTGCTACTCCAGCTGCAATGAAAGCAGACGAGGGAAATGATCCTCTTGATACCTTAATTAGGCAAGCCATAGGCAAGGAgcctcttttttctttctcaagaACAGGGGATGGACCTGTCCAGTGGATTCAACTGCTTAATGGATTAGAGCAGCAAG ATAATGCTGGTGGTTGGCCTATGCTAACACCAGCGAAATATCAGAAGTGTGAAAAATGTTCACGGGAATTTTATTCCCCTATAAATTATCGAAGGCATATGCGTCTACATCGTCGAGCCTTAAACTTTGATAAG GAGTCTCGCAAATATAGGGATCTGCTGGGAGCATTCTGGGATAAG CTCTCACTTGATGATATTAAGGAAGTTGTATCATTGCATGATGTTTCAATAAAG GATCTTTCTGGATCTTCACTTGTTCAGGACCTGGCAACATCTATGCGAAAACCGGCGGTCTGGACTCTTCCCCAAGATTATTATAAGGCTGGCTTAGCTTTGTTG GACCTCATCCAAGGTATACCTTCCAAGCTTACCTCTCGGGAATTATTTAGCATCCTTGATGATGCTAGCGAAAGAACATTTTTATGTGCTGGTACAGCTGAGTCTCTgcaaaaatatgtttttgatgGGGATGCTTCCAAAAAAGGTCCTGAGCTGAAAAACTTGGTAGCTTGCACTAGCTTCCTTTTTGAACAGAAACTG GTAAAAGCATGGTTTGCAGACAAAGATGCTGAAGCTTTGAGATGCCAGAAGTTGCTTTTTGAAGAGGAGGAAGCTGCTCAAAAAAA GCAAGCTGAGTTGTTGGAAaggaaaaaacagaaaaagCTTAGACAGAAGGAACAGAGAGAAAGGGAGCAATCAAATTGGGAAAGAGGTGATTTGGAGGTTCCAATGGCAGAATCTTCCATCCTTTCAGTTGCAGTATCTGATTCTAACTCAAGTACTCCCGAATTATCTGACGATACCTCCTCCTGCCTTGAACTTGTACAATTCTCTAACAATGAAGCTATAGACATTGAAGCGCAACTTAATCTCTCTAACCAGCAGCATCCGGATCTGGTAGAAATTCAGGATGTTGCGCCCCAACCAGTATCTGCACAGAGTCGACGGCATTTCCCCCATACCCAGTGGCAAGTGCCAAAGTCACAAAGAATGGGGCGAAATGGTTCCCATAACAACCAGAATCATCAAGTACAAAAACTTGAACCAGTGCAGAAGCATGGAGTTTTTAAAGACCGAGGTGCCCCTGTTAATAGCAGTAAGATTTGGACTAAAAAAATTAGAGTGCTAAATGATGAGCGCTTTAGACCGGAGCCGCAGAAGGAGGCAATAGATCAAAATCAGAGTAACTGTGAAGTGATGATTGGTTCTATTTCTGTTCCAATGAAAAATTGCAGCACTCCCGGACTGGGTAACTGTCCTGCTGTAGAAAGAGACAACTTCGACAGCACAGAACCAGCCATGACTAAAAAGTGTAATCTTGCAGTGAAACCAGCAAATCAAGATGCTCTTCAGGGTGGGTCAAATGGGGCAGCTGTGAAGCTTTGGAGGCCTGTGAGCAGGCATGGAAGTGGACAACATCCCGAAGAGGCTGTGATTAGTGAAAAGTTGGATAATCAGATTTCATCCACTGAAAATTGTTTGCAATCGTGCTCTATGGACAACCCTATAGGCAAAAGTAAGAATTACACATATCAGGTTGATGGTAATGTTCATCAAGGTCTGGGATTTTGCAGTACTTCTGCAAAAGCTTTTCTCTCTGAGA GATGGAAGGAGGCTATCTCCGGGGATCATGTTACATTAGTCCTTTCCAATGACACTGAAGTTTATGGACATCCAGATGCGCAAAACTGCGGTTCAGAAGCAGCTCCAACATCAGATGATCAGGAGCACGGCGTTCTTGTCAAAGCTGATAACCAGCAGACAAATACTGGAGTTTCTAATTTATCTTCCCGTGGCAATTCTAAACTTAAGTTCAGGCAGAAGCCTGATAAGTCTATTAAGACAAGGTACATTCCAAAGCAAAAACCATAA
- the LOC125858177 gene encoding short-chain dehydrogenase TIC 32, chloroplastic-like isoform X1 yields the protein MFAYNSNNSTILCETKAITTNNLLASSSPYLYKQKQIHKTKMWLFKRKGASGFSSSSTAEEVTHGIDGSGLTAIVTGASSGIGSETSRVLALRGVHVIMAVRNMTAGENVRDAIVTEIPAAKVDTMELDLSSLASVKKFASDFKSSGRPLNLLINNAGIMATPFMLSKDNIELQFATNHLGHFLLTNLLLEKMKETARKTKREGRIVNVSSEAHRFAYREGIRFDKINDPKSYNSYGAYGQSKLANILHANELTRRLKEDGVEITANSLHPGTITTNLFRHMGIFDGLVGTLGKLLLKNVQQGASTTCYVALNPQVKGVSGEYFSDNNLAKTTAMAKDMDLAKRLWDFSMDLVK from the exons ATGTTTGcttataatagtaataatagtacCATACTTTGTGAAACCAAAGCTATTACTACTAATAACTTGTTGGCATCATCATCTCCATATTTGTACAAGCAGAAACAAATCCATAAAACAAAAATGTGGCTTTTCAAGAGAAAAGGGGCTTCTGGGTTTTCATCTTCTTCCACTGCTGAGGAAGTTACACATGGAATTGATGGCTCTGGACTTACCGCCATTGTTACAG GAGCATCAAGTGGTATTGGTTCTGAAACTAGCCGTGTTCTAGCTTTGCGTGGAGTTCATGTCATCATGGCTGTCCGGAATATGACTGCTGGAGAAAATGTTAGAGATGCAATAGTTACGGAAATCCCTGCTGCTAAAGTTGATACCATGGAGTTAGATCTTAGCTCATTGGCATCAGTGAAGAAATTTGCTTCAGACTTTAAATCATCAGGTCGCCCATTGAACCTTTTAAT TAATAATGCAGGAATCATGGCAACTCCCTTTATGCTCTCAAAAGACAACATAGAGCTGCAATTTGCCACAAATCATCTAG GTCATTTTCTTTTGACAAATTTGTTgttggagaagatgaaggagACAGCACGTAAAACAAAGAGAGAGGGAAGAATTGTGAATGTTTCATCAGAGGCTCATCGATTTGCATATAGAGAAGGAATTCGATTTGACAAAATTAATGACCCCAAAAG CTACAACAGCTACGGTGCATATGGCCAATCAAAGCTGGCCAACATACTGCATGCGAATGAGCTTACAAGACGCTTAAAG GAAGATGGAGTAGAAATAACTGCAAACTCACTTCATCCTGGAACGatcacaaccaatcttttccgTCATATGGGTATTTTTGATG GTCTGGTCGGCACTCTTGGGAAACTTCTGCTTAAAAATGTTCAACAG GGAGCATCAACCACCTGTTATGTTGCATTGAATCCACAAGTGAAAGGGGTGAGTGGTGAATATTTTTCAGACAACAATTTGGCGAAGACGACAGCGATGGCTAAAGATATGGATTTAGCTAAGAGGCTCTGGGATTTTAGTATGGATCTGGTCAAGTAA
- the LOC125858176 gene encoding SKP1-like protein 21 isoform X1 has product MSGGPMAIVKPEMKSYIWLETADGSIQEVEEEVAMFCPVICRELLQNGKGSSKNCAISLPERVNPANLELILEFCRFHQVPGRSNKERKKHDEKFVRLDTKTLCDLASAADSLQLRPVVDLTSRALARVIEGKTPEEIRETFHLPDDLTEEEKLEPLRNMTDDPRIRLLNRLYARKRKELYDRKKLKNVDVEEEPRVDERSVDDLLSFINSGDQDSKGVRVTKNKKKSRGRKEQARNLSSNNEAGNYNMESNCHTSGCLNGDTNDGSSPSRNSKLQNSPSAMFSSKLDLDDFDIDDELDPARKEEIDREVEDFARRLDSVWPERIQQILSLGQETRRLRPISMNGNGSMKRCTAGVDRG; this is encoded by the exons ATGTCTGGAGGTCCTATGGCGATTGTCAAACCAGAG ATGAAGTCATACATCTGGCTTGAAACTGCTGATGGTTCAATCCAAGAAGTGGAGGAAGAGGTTGCCATGTTTTGCCCTGTGATATGCCGGGAATTACTTCAAAATGGCAAGGGATCTTCAAAAAATTGTGCAATATCACTTCCTGAACGAGTCAATCCTGCTAACTTAGAGTTAATACTGGAGTTTTGTCGGTTCCATCAAGTTCCTGGCCGTTCTAATAAG GAACGGAAGAAACATGATGAGAAGTTTGTCCGGTTAGATACCAAGACGTTATGCGATTTGGCTTCTGCTGCTGACAGCCTTCAACTAAGGCCTGTGGTTGACCTTACGAGCCGTGCACTTGCTCGGGTGATTGAAGGCAAAACTCCCGAGGAAATACGTGAAACTTTCCATTTGCCTGATGATCTAACAGAG GAGGAGAAGTTGGAACCTTTGAGAAATATGACGGATGATCCACGTATCCGCCTTCTAAATAGACTCTAtgcaagaaaaaggaaagaattaTATGACAGAAAGAAGCTAAAG AATGTTGATGTAGAAGAAGAGCCCCGTGTAGATGAAAGATCAGTTGATGATCTTTTGTCATTCATAAATAGTGGAGATCAAG ACTCAAAGGGTGTAAgagtaacaaaaaataaaaagaaatctcGAGGGAGAAAAGAACAAGCTAGAAATTTGTCTTCAAATAATGAAGCTGGAAACTATAATATG GAATCTAATTGCCATACATCTGGCTGCCTAAATGGTGACACCAACGATGGGTCTTCTCCAAGTAGAAATTCTAAGCTGCAAAACTCGCCATCTGCAATGTTTTCATCTAAGCTCGACTTGGATGACTTTGATATTGATGATGAGTTAGATCCAGCAAGGAAGGAAGAAATTGACAG GGAGGTTGAGGATTTTGCTCGGAGACTTGACTCTGTCTGGCCAGAAAGGATACAACAGATTTTGTCGTTGGGTCAGGAGACGAGACGGCTTAGACCAATTTCCATGAATGGAAATGGTTCCATGAAGAGATGTACAG CAGGTGTGGACCGGGGATAG
- the LOC125858176 gene encoding SKP1-like protein 21 isoform X2 gives MSGGPMAIVKPEMKSYIWLETADGSIQEVEEEVAMFCPVICRELLQNGKGSSKNCAISLPERVNPANLELILEFCRFHQVPGRSNKERKKHDEKFVRLDTKTLCDLASAADSLQLRPVVDLTSRALARVIEGKTPEEIRETFHLPDDLTEEEKLEPLRNMTDDPRIRLLNRLYARKRKELYDRKKLKNVDVEEEPRVDERSVDDLLSFINSGDQDSKGVRVTKNKKKSRGRKEQARNLSSNNEAGNYNMESNCHTSGCLNGDTNDGSSPSRNSKLQNSPSAMFSSKLDLDDFDIDDELDPARKEEIDREVEDFARRLDSVWPERIQQILSLGQETRRLRPISMNGNGSMKRCTGVDRG, from the exons ATGTCTGGAGGTCCTATGGCGATTGTCAAACCAGAG ATGAAGTCATACATCTGGCTTGAAACTGCTGATGGTTCAATCCAAGAAGTGGAGGAAGAGGTTGCCATGTTTTGCCCTGTGATATGCCGGGAATTACTTCAAAATGGCAAGGGATCTTCAAAAAATTGTGCAATATCACTTCCTGAACGAGTCAATCCTGCTAACTTAGAGTTAATACTGGAGTTTTGTCGGTTCCATCAAGTTCCTGGCCGTTCTAATAAG GAACGGAAGAAACATGATGAGAAGTTTGTCCGGTTAGATACCAAGACGTTATGCGATTTGGCTTCTGCTGCTGACAGCCTTCAACTAAGGCCTGTGGTTGACCTTACGAGCCGTGCACTTGCTCGGGTGATTGAAGGCAAAACTCCCGAGGAAATACGTGAAACTTTCCATTTGCCTGATGATCTAACAGAG GAGGAGAAGTTGGAACCTTTGAGAAATATGACGGATGATCCACGTATCCGCCTTCTAAATAGACTCTAtgcaagaaaaaggaaagaattaTATGACAGAAAGAAGCTAAAG AATGTTGATGTAGAAGAAGAGCCCCGTGTAGATGAAAGATCAGTTGATGATCTTTTGTCATTCATAAATAGTGGAGATCAAG ACTCAAAGGGTGTAAgagtaacaaaaaataaaaagaaatctcGAGGGAGAAAAGAACAAGCTAGAAATTTGTCTTCAAATAATGAAGCTGGAAACTATAATATG GAATCTAATTGCCATACATCTGGCTGCCTAAATGGTGACACCAACGATGGGTCTTCTCCAAGTAGAAATTCTAAGCTGCAAAACTCGCCATCTGCAATGTTTTCATCTAAGCTCGACTTGGATGACTTTGATATTGATGATGAGTTAGATCCAGCAAGGAAGGAAGAAATTGACAG GGAGGTTGAGGATTTTGCTCGGAGACTTGACTCTGTCTGGCCAGAAAGGATACAACAGATTTTGTCGTTGGGTCAGGAGACGAGACGGCTTAGACCAATTTCCATGAATGGAAATGGTTCCATGAAGAGATGTACAG GTGTGGACCGGGGATAG
- the LOC125858188 gene encoding uncharacterized protein LOC125858188, with product MSGGVGPCSDILKDENSEQITNNSQKKPQQQQQNRGFFTFRQLNVLAIIIIFSSSGMVSIEDFVFVLFSLIYIYFISKIAFPPISPKTEQPPVFGEKNSVLNLYVSIGALVGLFLPILYIFEGIYEGDKEGIKAAAPHVFLLASQVFMEGLTFTDQFSLPIRVFVPVFYNSRRIFTIMEWLKTEISKVDEEYGGNVRRVYMGRGLAAANMVFWCFNLFCFLLPVYLPKAFKIYYCGRKSKD from the coding sequence atgtcaGGTGGAGTTGGTCCATGTAGTGACATTCTTAAAGATGAAAACTCTGAACAAATCACCAACAATTCCCAGAAAaaaccacaacaacaacaacaaaacagagGATTTTTCACTTTTCGACAGCTCAACGTCCTCGCCATCATAATCATCTTTTCTTCTAGTGGCATGGTGAGTATTGAAGATTTCGTCTTCGTTCTATTCTCCCTAATTTACATCTACTTCATCTCCAAAATTGCCTTTCCCCCAATTTCTCCTAAAACAGAGCAGCCCCCTGTTTTCGGCGAAAAAAACAGTGTATTAAATCTTTACGTCTCAATTGGAGCTCTGGTTGGATTATTCCTCCCAATACTTTATATTTTCGAAGGAATTTATGAGGGTGATAAAGAAGGTATCAAAGCAGCAGCCCCACATGTTTTCTTGCTGGCTAGTCAAGTTTTCATGGAAGGATTGACGTTTACTGATCAATTTTCGCTGCCTATAAGAGTTTTTGTTCCAGTTTTTTACAATTCGAGGAGGATTTTTACGATTATGGAGTGGTTGAAGACTGAAATATCGAAAGTGGATGAAGAATATGGAGGAAATGTGAGGAGGGTGTATATGGGTAGAGGATTAGCTGCTGCTAATATGGTGTTTTGGTGTTTTAATTTGTTCTGTTTTTTGTTGCCTGTGTATCTTCCTAAGGCCTTTAAGATATATTACTGTGGCCGCAAATCAAAAGATTGa